A genomic window from Centroberyx gerrardi isolate f3 chromosome 14, fCenGer3.hap1.cur.20231027, whole genome shotgun sequence includes:
- the LOC139928791 gene encoding ras-related protein Rap-1b yields the protein MREYKLVVLGSGGVGKSALTVQFVQGIFVEKYDPTIEDSYRKQVEVDGQQCMLEILDTAGTEQFTAMRDLYMKNGQGFALVYSITAQSTFNDLQDLREQILRVKDTEDVPMILVGNKCDLEDERVVGKEQGQNLARQWNNCAFLETSAKSKINVNEIFYDLVRQINRKTPMEKKKAKKKSNCTLL from the exons ATGCGTGAGTACAAGCTAGTGGTGCTGGGATCAGGAGGCGTGGGAAAATCAGCACTG ACAGTCCAATTTGTGCAAGGCATTTTTGTGGAAAAGTATGACCCCACAATAGAAGACTCCTACAGAAAG CAAGTTGAGGTCGATGGGCAGCAGTGTATGCTTGAAATCCTGGACACAGCCGGAACA GAACAGTTCACGGCTATGAGGGACCTGTACATGAAGAACGGCCAGGGCTTTGCCTTGGTGTACTCCATTACAGCGCAGTCGACATTTAATGACCTACAGGACCTCCGGGAACAGATCCTGCGAGTAAAGGACACTGAGGAT GTTCCCATGATCTTGGTGGGAAACAAGTGTGACCTGGAGGATGAACGTGTGGTTGGCAAGGAGCAGGGCCAGAACCTGGCCCGTCAGTGGAACAACTGTGCCTTTTTAGAGACTTCAGCTAAATCAAAGATCAATGTTAATGAG ATTTTCTATGACCTGGTGCGGCAGATCAACAGGAAAACACCGATGGAAAAGAAGAAGGCAAAAAAGAAGTCAAATTGCACACTGCTCTAA